In the Arachis ipaensis cultivar K30076 chromosome B10, Araip1.1, whole genome shotgun sequence genome, one interval contains:
- the LOC107621527 gene encoding LRR receptor-like serine/threonine-protein kinase GSO2 — protein MGIRYQNVAACAVLVIVMLMAEIAGICANSSTLLHSPCLERERQALVKFKASLNDSSNTLSSWHGHDCCQWKGIGCDNVTSHVVVLDLANPYVKCRRSEAQIEYTSEEHDYEESLSSECDPFSDQYLKATNVNSSLLELEYLTHLDLSGNYFSWSHIPMFIGSMHRLRYLSLADAGFGGRIPSNLGNLTNLHFLDLSGNGFSPDSNINWISELPFLEHLDMSFIYTWFQVNINLTINAPKLQFLSLADNGFSVSNLDALQNMTSLVHLDLHGNNLTLIPSLFGNFKKLEYLHLSRCGLHGPIPNAFQNATSIEFLDLSENNFDSLSSWFHKFKKLKHLFLSSNNFQGTIPVALQNITSIESLDLYVNSFTSVPSWFIELKKLVYLDLSLNKLTSMKCSISSILKSMCHLKWLYIAGNRLRQESIGNNDLSTCIRHDLENLDLSQNEFNDHLPSWLGQLENLGNLYLQDNFFYGPIPSSFGKLLKLKNLDLSNNKLEGDLPDFMGQLVNLMEVNLSNNSFNGTITQNLEQLVNLQYFDISNNYLKGIIPQNLGQLVNLSTLYLSNNYLRGSIPSSLGQLISLVFVDLSNNYLKGIIPTSLNQLVNLYTLDLSRNKLDGRMCIDFQKLVNLLCLDLSSNNLYGTITVEESHPFIISKMSYLNLSHNQISGSLPEHIGHIMPNLGSLILGNNLINGSIPKSLCQVDDLSILDLSKNRLSGKIPNCWKDNKAWEEINLSSNKLSGAVPSSFGNLSSLSWLHLNNNSLHGEFLASLRNLSQLLIMDLGENQISGTIPSWSANTFSSLQILRLRQNRLSGSIPSQICELSSIQILDLSRNNLNGSIPRCIGNLRGMTLEAPALSPASSAAELNNLSLAESRWTTEDVIEVIKGRELDYIRILKLVVIMDLSENNLVGSIPKGITLLNGLHSLNLSNNHLIGKIPNMIGDMRSLESFDVSSNQLSGTIPSSMLALTSLSHLNLSHNDFSGPIPTENQFSTYDSSSYAGNPYLCGSPLPNKCGYLHEDHGSNEFEDEDNNLDKLEKWLFYFVIAIGFATGFWGVIGTLWFKKTWRHAYFRWVEDLADTIYVTTAIRMAKLKKWMMMRSRVIA, from the exons ATGGGAATTAGATACCAAAATGTAGCTGCATGCGCAGTATTGGTAATTGTGATGTTAATGGCTGAAATTGCAGGCATTTGTGCAAATTCAAGTACTCTCCTCCACTCTCCGTGTCTTGAAAGAGAGAGGCAAGCTCTTGTGAAGTTCAAAGCATCCCTGAATGATTCGTCAAACACGCTTTCCTCATGGCATGGCCATGACTGCTGCCAATGGAAAGGGATCGGTTGTGATAATGTTACCAGTCACGTTGTCGTGCTTGATCTCGCCAATCCTTATGTGAAATGCAGGAGATCCGAGGCACAAATTGAATACACGTCGGAAGAACATGATTATGAGGAGTCGTTATCAAGTGAATGTGACCCTTTCAGCGATCAATATTTAAAAGCTACGAATGTGAATTCGTCCCTACTGGAACTGGAATACTTGACTCATTTGGACTTGAGTGGAAATTACTTCTCTTGGAGTCACATACCGATGTTCATTGGTTCTATGCACCGCCTCAGGTATTTATCCCTCGCTGATGCTGGTTTTGGCGGGAGAATACCCAGCAATCTTGGAAATCTCACCAACCTCCACTTTCTTGATCTGAGTGGGAATGGATTTTCACCAGACAGCAACATCAATTGGATTTCTGAATTGCCATTCCTGGAACACCTTGATATGAGCTTTATTTACACTTGGTTTCAG GTTAATATTAATCTCACCATCAATGCTCCTAAACTTCAATTCCTAAGTCTTGCCGACAATGGATTTAGTGTGTCAAATTTGGATGCTTTACAAAACATGACATCTCTTGTGCATCTTGATCTCCATGGAAACAATCTTACTTTAATTCCATCTTTGTTTGGCAACTTCAAGAAACTTGAGTATCTTCATCTTTCTAGGTGTGGGCTTCATGGTCCAATTCCAAATGCTTTTCAAAATGCAACTTCCATTGAATTTTTGGACCTTTCTGAGAATAATTTTGACTCTCTTTCATCCTGGTTTCACAAGTTTAAAAAACTCAAACATCTTTTTCTTTCATCTAATAACTTCCAAGGTACAATTCCCgttgctttacaaaatataactAGCATCGAGTCCCTTGACCTTTATGTCAACTCTTTTACTTCAGTTCCATCTTGGTTTATTGAGTTAAAGAAACTTGTCTACCTCGATCTTTCACTTAATAAATTAACATCTATGAAATGTTCCATTTCATCCATTTTGAAAAGCATGTGTCACCTGAAATGGTTATATATAGCAGGAAATAGACTCCGACAAGAATCTATTGGAAACAATGATTTGTCTACCTGCATTAGACATGATTTGGAGAATCTTGACTTGAGTCAAAATGAATTTAACGATCATTTACCATCTTGGTTAGGACAACTTGAAAATCTAGGCAACCTTTATCTCCAAGATAATTTTTTCTATGGTCCCATTCCCTCTTCTTTTGGAAAATTACTGAAATTGAAAAACTTGGATTTATCCAACAACAAGTTAGAAGGGGACCTTCCTGATTTCATGGGACAACTTGTAAATTTAATGGAGGTGAATCTTTCAAATAATTCATTTAATGGAACGATTACTCAAAATCTTGAACAACTTGTAAATTTACAATATTTTGATAtctcaaataattatttaaagGGAATTATTCCTCAAAATCTAGGACAACTTGTAAATTTATCTACTCTTTATCTCTCCAATAATTATCTAAGGGGATCCATTCCTTCAAGTCTTGGTCAACTTATAAGTCTAGTCTTCGTTGATTTgtcaaataattatttaaaaggaATCATTCCTACTAGTCTTAACCAACTTGTAAATCTGTATACACTTGATCTTTCAAGGAATAAATTAGATGGGAGAATGTGTATTGACTTTCAAAAACTTGTGAATCTATTATGCCTGGATCTGTCTTCAAACAATTTGTATGGAACCATCACAGTGGAAGAAAGTCATCCTTTTATTATCTCAAAAATGTCGTATTTGAATCTCTCACATAATCAAATCAGTGGCTCACTTCCTGAACATATTGGTCATATAATGCCCAATTTGGGGTCCTTGATTCTTGGAAATAACCTCATAAATGGTTCAATTCCAAAATCATTGTGCcaagttgatgatttgagtatCCTTGACCTTTCAAAGAACAGACTATCTGGTAAAATCCCCAATTGTTGGAAAGATAACAAAGCATGGGAAGAAATAAATTTGTCATCCAACAAACTCTCAGGGGCTGTTCCAAGTTCATTTGGGAACCTTTCCTCTCTCTCATGGTTGCATTTGAACAATAACAGCCTTCATGGAGAGTTTCTAGCATCTCTGAGAAATTTGTCACAGTTGTTGATTATGGATCTCGGAGAGAATCAAATTTCTGGAACCATCCCATCATGGAGTGCGAACACATTTTCTTCACTACAAATTCTAAGATTGAGGCAAAACAGGTTAAGTGGTAGCATTCCTTCACAGATATGTGAACTATCATCCATTCAAATCTTGGACCTTTCTCGCAACAATTTAAATGGTTCAATACCTCGCTGCATAGGCAATCTTCGAGGAATGACTCTTGAGGCTCCCGCTTTGTCTCCTGCTTCATCTGCGGCCGAGCTTAACAATTTGTCTCTTGCAGAATCTCGTTGGACAACTGAGGATGTCATAGAAGTCATAAAAGGAAGAGAACTTGACTACATAAGAATCTTGAAGCTTGTAGTCATCATGGACTTGTCCGAGAATAATTTGGTTGGCTCCATTCCAAAAGGAATAACATTGCTCAATGGTTTGCATAGCTTGAATCTATCAAACAATCATTTGATTGGAAAGATCCCTAACATGATAGGAGATATGAGATCACTTGAATCCTTTGATGTTTCGAGTAACCAACTCTCGGGTACAATTCCAAGCAGCATGTTAGCTTTAACATCACTAAGTCATTTAAACTTGTCACACAACGACTTCTCTGGCCCAATTCCTACAGAGAACCAGTTTTCAACTTATGATTCATCGAGTTATGCTGGCAACCCATATCTTTGTGGATCTCCTCTACCCAACAAATGTGGTTATTTACATGAAGATCATGGGAGCAACGAATTTGAAGATGAAGACAACAACTTAGATAAGTTGGAAAAGTGGTTGTTCTACTTTGTGATTGCAATTGGCTTTGCAACTGGGTTTTGGGGAGTTATTGGGACTTTGTGGTTCAAGAAAACTTGGAGGCATGCTTACTTCAGATGGGTGGAAGATTTAGCCGACACGATCTATGTCACAACTGCAATAAGAATGGCAAAATTGAAGAAGTGGATGATGATGAGAAGCCGTGTAATTGCTTGA
- the LOC107621526 gene encoding receptor-like protein 12, producing the protein MFYYIPLKMRIRYQNVAACIVLVLVVVVAEIAELCICENSTTRRHSRCLERERQALVKFKASLNDPFNMLSSWHGHDCCRWKGIGCDNVTGHVVMLDFASPYVKCWRSVPQIEYNVAEEFDDEFISSECEPFIRQYVEATNVNSSLLELEYLTHLDLSGNHFYESPIPMFIGSMQRLRYLSLSDAGFGGRILNNLGNLTNLHFLDLSGNEFSRASNINWISKLPLLEHLDMSSIYNGLQVNVINLTISASKLQFLSLADNGLSVSNLDALQNMTSLMHLDLGGNSITLNSSLFGNFKKLEYLDLSRCGLHGPIPNAFQNATFIEFLDFSENNFDSFPSWFHKFEKLKHLFLSSNNFQDIIPDALQNMTSIEFLDLSDNSFTSVPSWFVELKKLVYLSLSSNELTSMECSISSILKNMCHLKSLHVAGNRLRKESIGNNDLSTCIRHDLENLDLSQNEFNDQLPSWLGQLENLGNLDFQDNFFYGPIPSSFGKLLKLENLYLSSNKLEGDLPDFMGQLVNLQVVDLSNNLFNGTITQNLGQLVNLRVLCVSNNSLKGTIPENIRQLVNLQSIDLSNNYLTGTIPTSLDQLVNVTSLDFSNNFLNGSIPMGLNQLVNLNTLDLSRNKLDGRICIDFQKLGILSYLDLSSNNLNGPITEEESWPLFIPEMVYLNLSHNHISGSLPEHIGHMMPNLSSLILGNNLINGSIPKSLCQVDNLSILDLSKNRLSGKIPNCWKDNIAWEEINLSSNKLTGTFPSSLGNLSSLSWLHLNNNSLRGEFLASVRNLKQLLILDLGENQLSGTIPSWSANTFSSLQILRLRQNRLGGSIPSKICELSSIQILDLSRNNLNGSIPRCIGNLRGMTLEAPALSPTSSAAALLNSPRARIFESDWETEDVIEVMKGRELDYIRILKLVVIMDLSQNNLLGSIPKGITLLNGLHSLNLSNNHLIGKIPNMIGDMRSLESFDVSTNQLSSTIPSSMSALTSLSHLNLSHNNFSGTIPTDNQFLTYDASSYAGNPYLCGSPLPNKCGYLHEDHGGSEFEDDDSNLDMLEKWLFYFVIAIGFATGFWGVIGTLWFKKTWRHAYFRWVEDLADIIYVTTAIRMAKLKKWMMMRSRVVA; encoded by the exons ATGTTTTATTATATTCCACTGAAAATGAGAATTAGATACCAAAATGTCGCTGCATGCATAGTATTGGTACTTGTGGTGGTGGTGGCTGAAATCGCAGAGTTATGCATCTGTGAAAATTCAACTACTCGCCGCCACTCTCGGTGTCTTGAACGAGAAAGGCAAGCTCTTGTGAAGTTCAAAGCATCCCTGAATGATCCATTTAACATGCTTTCCTCATGGCATGGCCATGACTGCTGCCGATGGAAAGGGATCGGTTGTGACAATGTTACTGGTCACGTTGTCATGCTTGATTTCGCCTCTCCTTATGTGAAATGCTGGAGATCCGTGCCTCAAATTGAATACAACGTGGCGGAAGAATTTGATGATGAGTTCATATCAAGTGAATGTGAACCTTTCATCCGTCAATATGTGGAAGCAACGAATGTTAATTCGTCCCTACTGGAACTGGAATACTTGACTCATTTGGACTTGAGTGGAAATCACTTCTATGAGAGTCCCATACCGATGTTCATTGGTTCTATGCAACGCCTGAGGTATTTGTCCCTCTCTGATGCTGGTTTTGGCGGGAGAATACTCAACAATCTTGGAAATCTCACCAACCTCCACTTTCTTGATTTGAGTGGAAATGAGTTTTCCCGAGCCAGCAACATCAATTGGATTTCAAAACTGCCATTGCTGGAGCACCTCGACATGAGCTCTATTTACAATGGGTTGCAG GTTAATGTTATTAATCTCACCATCAGTGCTTCTAAACTTCAATTCCTAAGTCTTGCCGACAATGGACTTAGCGTGTCAAATTTGGATGCTTTACAAAACATGACATCTCTTATGCATCTTGATCTTGGTGGGAATAGTATTACTTTAAATTCATCTTTGTTTGGCAACTTCAAGAAACTTGAGTATCTTGATCTTTCAAGGTGTGGACTTCATGGCCCAATTCCAAATGCTTTCCAAAATGCAACTTTCATTGAATTTTTGGACTTTTCTGAAAACAACTTTGACTCTTTTCCATCCTGGTTTCACAAGTTTGAGAAACTCAAGCATCTTTTTCTCTCATCTAATAATTTCCAAGATATAATTCCGGATGCTTTACAAAATATGACTAGCATTGAATTCCTTGACCTTTCTGACAACTCTTTCACTTCAGTTCCATCTTGGTTTGTTGAGTTAAAGAAACTTGTCTATCTCAGTCTTTCAAGTAATGAATTAACATCCATGGAATGTTCCATTTCAtccattttgaaaaatatgtgtCACCTAAAAAGTTTACATGTAGCAGGAAACAGACTCCGAAAAGAATCCATTGGAAATAATGATTTGTCTACCTGCATTAGACATGATTTGGAGAATCTTGACTTGAGTCAAAATGAATTTAATGATCAATTGCCATCTTGGTTAGGACAACTTGAAAATCTAGGCAACCTTGATTTCCAAGATAATTTTTTCTATGGTCCCATTCCCTCTTCTTTTGGAAAATTACTGAAATTGGAAAATTTATATCTATCCAGCAACAAGTTAGAAGGGGACCTTCCTGATTTCATGGGACAACTAGTAAATTTACAGGTGGTCGATCtttcaaataatttatttaatggAACCATTACCCAAAATCTTGGACAACTTGTAAATTTACGAGTTCTTTGTGTCTCAAATAATTCTTTAAAGGGAACAATTCCTGAAAATATTAGACAACTTGTAAACTTACAAAGTATTGATCTCTCAAATAATTATTTGACAGGAACCATTCCTACGAGTCTTGATCAACTAGTAAATGTAACTAGCCTTGACTTTTCCAATAATTTTTTGAATGGCTCAATTCCTATGGGACTTAATCAACTTGTAAATCTGAATACACTTGATCTTTCAAGAAACAAACTAGATGGGAGAATTtgtattgattttcaaaaacttggGATTCTATCATACTTGGATCTATCTTCAAACAATTTGAATGGACCCATTACAGAGGAAGAAAGTTGGCCTTTGTTTATCCCAGAAATGGTGTATTTGAATCTCTCCCATAATCATATCAGTGGCTCACTTCCTGAACATATTGGTCATATGATGCCCAATTTGTCATCCTTGATTCTTGGAAATAACCTCATAAATGGTTCAATTCCAAAATCATTGTGCCAAGTTGATAATTTGAGTATCCTTGACCTTTCAAAGAACAGACTATCTGGTAAAATCCCCAATTGTTGGAAGGATAACATAGCATGGGAAGAAATAAATTTATCATCCAACAAACTAACAGGTACTTTTCCAAGCTCACTTGGGAATCTTTCCTCTTTGTCATGGTTGCATTTGAACAATAACAGCCTTCGTGGAGAGTTTCTAGCGTCTGTGAGAAATTTGAAGCAATTGTTGATCTTGGATCTCGGAGAGAATCAACTTTCTGGCACCATCCCATCATGGAGTGCTAACACATTTTCTTCACTACAAATTCTAAGATTGCGGCAAAACAGGTTAGGTGGCAGCATTCCTTCGAAGATTTGTGAACTATCATCCATTCAAATCTTGGACCTTTCTCGCAACAATTTAAATGGTTCAATACCTCGCTGCATAGGCAATCTTCGAGGAATGACTCTTGAGGCTCCTGCTTTGTCTCCTACTTCATCTGCTGCCGCGCTTCTCAATTCGCCTCGTGCACGAATATTTGAATCTGATTGGGAAACGGAGGATGTCATAGAAGTCATGAAAGGAAGAGAACTTGACTACATAAGAATCTTGAAGCTTGTAGTCATCATGGATTTGTCCCAGAATAATTTGCTTGGCTCCATTCCAAAAGGAATAACATTGCTCAATGGTTTGCATAGCTTGAATCTATCAAACAATCATTTGATCGGAAAGATCCCTAACATGATAGGGGATATGAGATCACTTGAATCCTTTGATGTTTCAACTAACCAACTCTCGAGTACAATTCCAAGCAGCATGTCAGCCTTAACATCACTAAGTCACTTAAATTTGTCACACAATAACTTCTCTGGGACAATTCCCACAGACAACCAGTTTTTAACATATGATGCATCCAGTTATGCTGGCAACCCATATCTTTGTGGATCTCCTCTACCCAACAAATGTGGTTATTTACATGAAGATCATGGGGGCAGCGAATTTGAAGATGATGACAGCAACTTAGATATGTTGGAAAAGTGGTTGTTCTACTTTGTGATTGCAATTGGCTTTGCAACTGGGTTTTGGGGAGTTATTGGCACTTTGTGGTTCAAGAAAACTTGGAGGCATGCTTACTTCAGATGGGTAGAAGATTTAGCCGACATTATCTATGTCACAACTGCAATAAGAATGGCAAAATTGAAGAAGTGGATGATGATGAGAAGCCGTGTTGTTGCTTGA